A window of Auraticoccus monumenti contains these coding sequences:
- a CDS encoding ABC transporter permease — translation MTDPIAPTESLRPNPVDAAANTGAPTADTKNTKDAVRSPGADAWRELRSNPLFWISSILILVLVVMAIAPQLFTRTDPLYGDLGVARQPPSAEHPFGTTSQGYDVYARTIYGARASIMVGLLTTIGTALVGSVAGLLSGFYGGWLDAVLSRVGEIFFAIPLLLAGILFLYLFPPNLDTPFVVQVLQVVGVLVLFGWPSIARMMRSSVMQVKPNDYVNAARALGAGSGRLITNHILPNAVAPMIVVATLNLGTYIAVEATLAFLGIGLRPPAISWGIDISLASSLGLIRVAPHMLIFPSIFLSVTILAFIMLGDAVRDALDPKLR, via the coding sequence ATGACTGACCCGATCGCCCCGACCGAGTCGCTACGGCCCAACCCGGTCGACGCAGCGGCGAACACGGGCGCCCCCACCGCAGACACCAAGAACACCAAGGACGCCGTCCGCTCCCCGGGCGCGGACGCCTGGCGCGAGCTCCGCAGCAACCCGCTGTTCTGGATCTCCTCGATCCTGATCCTGGTGCTGGTCGTGATGGCGATCGCGCCCCAGCTGTTCACCCGCACCGACCCGCTCTACGGCGACCTCGGCGTCGCCCGGCAGCCACCCTCGGCCGAGCACCCCTTCGGCACCACCAGCCAGGGCTACGACGTCTACGCGCGCACCATCTACGGGGCTCGCGCCTCGATCATGGTCGGCCTGCTGACCACCATCGGCACGGCCCTGGTCGGCTCGGTGGCCGGTCTGCTGTCCGGGTTCTACGGCGGATGGCTGGACGCCGTGCTGTCGCGGGTCGGGGAGATCTTCTTCGCCATCCCGCTGCTGCTGGCCGGCATCCTGTTCCTCTACCTGTTCCCGCCGAACCTCGACACCCCGTTCGTGGTCCAGGTGCTCCAGGTGGTGGGGGTGCTGGTGCTCTTCGGCTGGCCCTCGATCGCGCGGATGATGCGCTCCAGCGTGATGCAGGTCAAGCCCAACGACTACGTCAACGCCGCACGGGCGCTGGGGGCGGGCTCGGGGCGGTTGATCACCAACCACATCCTGCCCAACGCCGTCGCCCCGATGATCGTGGTGGCCACGCTGAACCTGGGCACCTACATCGCCGTCGAGGCCACCCTGGCCTTCCTCGGCATCGGGCTGCGCCCGCCGGCCATCTCCTGGGGCATCGACATCTCGCTGGCCTCCTCCCTGGGGCTGATCCGGGTGGCGCCGCACATGCTGATCTTCCCGTCCATCTTCCTGTCCGTGACGATCCTCGCCTTCATCATGCTGGGCGACGCCGTCCGGGACGCCCTCGACCCGAAGCTGCGGTGA
- a CDS encoding lipoate--protein ligase family protein, translated as MQPNQPSTRPERRHGEYKVTEGKLVVADLEVLDGRITAVVLSGDFFLEPDEALGWMSRALVGLPTDLPVAELTAVVDRAAGAAVLVGFDARAVALAVLRALGRSTGWSDHRFELVETGPQHPAMQMALDEVIARQLGEGLRAPALRVWQWASNAVIIGSFQSLSNEVDLTAAARHDTTVVRRMSGGGAMFVEPGNTITYSLYVPATLVEGLSFAESYAFLDAWVVRALRGLGVDARYVPLNDITSPAGKIGGAAQKRLASGVVLHHVTMSYDMDAAKMLDILRIGREKVSDKGVVSAGKRVDPIRSQTGLSREAVVEAMTSHFRDSYGLHPVDVDQGTLEEAGELAGSKYSDPAWLARVP; from the coding sequence GTGCAGCCGAACCAGCCGTCCACCCGTCCCGAGCGCCGTCACGGCGAGTACAAGGTCACCGAGGGGAAGCTGGTGGTGGCCGACCTGGAGGTGCTGGACGGGAGGATCACCGCGGTGGTCCTCTCCGGGGACTTCTTCCTGGAGCCCGACGAGGCGCTGGGTTGGATGAGCCGGGCGCTGGTCGGGCTGCCGACCGACCTACCGGTCGCTGAGCTGACCGCTGTGGTGGACCGGGCCGCCGGGGCCGCGGTGCTGGTGGGCTTCGACGCCCGGGCGGTCGCGCTGGCCGTGCTGCGGGCGCTGGGCCGCTCGACCGGCTGGTCGGACCACCGCTTCGAGCTGGTCGAGACCGGTCCGCAGCACCCGGCGATGCAGATGGCCCTGGACGAGGTGATCGCCCGCCAGCTGGGCGAGGGCCTGCGCGCCCCGGCCCTGCGGGTCTGGCAGTGGGCCTCCAACGCGGTGATCATCGGCTCGTTCCAGTCCCTGTCCAACGAGGTCGACCTGACCGCCGCCGCCCGTCACGACACCACGGTGGTGCGGCGGATGTCCGGCGGCGGGGCGATGTTCGTCGAGCCGGGGAACACCATCACCTACTCCCTCTACGTCCCGGCGACGCTGGTCGAGGGGCTGAGCTTCGCCGAGTCCTACGCCTTCCTCGACGCCTGGGTGGTGCGCGCGCTGCGCGGGCTCGGGGTGGACGCGCGCTACGTCCCGCTCAACGACATCACCTCCCCGGCCGGCAAGATCGGGGGCGCCGCCCAGAAGCGGCTGGCCAGCGGGGTGGTGCTGCACCACGTGACCATGTCCTACGACATGGACGCGGCCAAGATGCTCGACATCCTGCGGATCGGGCGGGAGAAGGTGTCGGACAAGGGCGTGGTGAGCGCCGGCAAGCGGGTCGACCCGATCCGCTCCCAGACCGGGCTGAGCCGCGAGGCCGTGGTCGAGGCCATGACCAGCCACTTCCGCGACAGCTACGGCCTGCACCCGGTCGACGTCGACCAAGGCACCCTCGAGGAGGCCGGTGAGCTGGCGGGGTCGAAGTACTCCGACCCCGCCTGGCTGGCGCGCGTCCCCTGA
- a CDS encoding flavin reductase family protein, translated as MSVPVPAQPVPFEHSADQVAGDDLRRVMSHLGAGVSVVAALGGPGSDIEQGEFDAMTCTSFTSLSLEPPLVMVSVRQEGSFRQHLSAAGHWVVSLLSGDQEPVARALSRRRPERLAALPSITFRPSPVSGTPVVVGALSWLECRTERVVEAGDHTVVIGRVVATDPTERDDHALLYRRRRFLTG; from the coding sequence GTGAGCGTCCCCGTCCCGGCCCAGCCAGTCCCCTTCGAGCACTCCGCCGACCAGGTGGCCGGGGACGACCTGCGCCGGGTGATGAGCCACCTCGGGGCCGGGGTCAGCGTCGTCGCCGCGCTCGGCGGCCCGGGCAGCGACATCGAGCAGGGCGAGTTCGACGCGATGACCTGCACCTCGTTCACGTCGCTGTCGCTGGAGCCGCCGCTGGTGATGGTCAGCGTCCGCCAGGAGGGCAGCTTCCGGCAGCACCTGAGCGCGGCCGGGCACTGGGTGGTCTCGCTGCTGTCCGGGGACCAGGAGCCGGTGGCGCGGGCCCTGTCGCGGCGACGTCCGGAGCGGTTGGCCGCTCTGCCCTCGATCACGTTCCGCCCGAGCCCGGTCTCGGGGACGCCGGTGGTGGTCGGTGCGCTGAGCTGGCTGGAGTGCCGCACCGAGCGGGTGGTGGAGGCGGGGGACCACACGGTGGTGATCGGACGCGTCGTCGCCACCGACCCGACCGAGCGCGACGACCACGCGCTGCTCTACCGCCGCCGCCGCTTCCTGACCGGCTGA
- a CDS encoding ABC transporter ATP-binding protein yields the protein MSSDSSWTPVDGRLLEVEDLQVEFRTREGVAKAINGVTFHLDEGETLAILGESGSGKSVTAQAIMGILDTPPGFVTGGAVRYCGTDLLTLDEKRRREVRGPELSMIFQDALSSLNPVFPVGWQIAEMLRVHRGANRSDAKEAAIRLMERVNIPGARQRVNAFPHQFSGGMRQRIMIAMAIALDPAVLIADEPTTALDVTVQAQIMALLAELQEERRMGLILITHDLGVVADVADRIAVMYAGRLVETADVHPIYAAPAHPYTQGLLASIPRLDQKGQELQAIGGLPPNLTRIPAGCPFNPRCRYAEDVCRHDPPPPLIQVRPDRWSACHFTELVLADSAAGAVPNQTQTDEEELR from the coding sequence ATCAGCAGCGACTCCTCCTGGACGCCGGTCGACGGCCGGCTGCTGGAGGTCGAGGACCTGCAGGTGGAGTTCCGCACCCGCGAGGGGGTGGCCAAGGCGATCAACGGCGTCACGTTCCACCTGGACGAGGGCGAGACCCTGGCCATCCTGGGCGAGTCGGGCTCGGGGAAGTCGGTGACGGCCCAGGCCATCATGGGCATCCTCGACACCCCGCCGGGCTTCGTCACCGGTGGGGCGGTGCGCTACTGCGGCACCGACCTGCTGACCCTGGACGAGAAGCGTCGGCGCGAGGTCCGCGGCCCGGAGCTCTCGATGATCTTCCAGGACGCGCTCAGCTCGCTGAACCCGGTCTTCCCGGTCGGCTGGCAGATCGCGGAGATGCTGCGGGTCCACCGCGGCGCCAACCGCAGCGACGCCAAGGAGGCGGCGATCCGGCTGATGGAGCGGGTGAACATCCCCGGCGCCCGGCAGCGGGTCAACGCCTTCCCGCACCAGTTCTCCGGCGGCATGCGCCAGCGCATCATGATCGCGATGGCCATCGCCCTGGACCCGGCGGTGCTGATCGCCGACGAGCCGACCACGGCCCTGGACGTCACCGTCCAGGCCCAGATCATGGCGCTGCTGGCCGAGCTGCAGGAAGAGCGCCGGATGGGGCTGATCCTGATCACCCACGACCTCGGCGTGGTGGCCGACGTGGCCGACCGGATCGCGGTGATGTACGCCGGGCGGCTGGTCGAGACCGCCGACGTGCACCCGATCTACGCCGCCCCGGCCCACCCCTACACCCAGGGGCTGCTGGCCTCCATCCCGCGGCTGGACCAGAAGGGCCAGGAGCTGCAGGCCATCGGCGGGCTGCCGCCGAACCTGACCCGGATCCCGGCGGGCTGCCCGTTCAACCCCCGCTGCCGCTACGCCGAGGACGTCTGCCGCCACGACCCGCCGCCGCCGCTGATCCAGGTGCGCCCGGACCGCTGGTCGGCCTGCCACTTCACCGAGCTGGTGCTGGCCGACAGCGCCGCGGGGGCCGTCCCGAACCAGACCCAGACCGATGAGGAGGAGCTGCGATGA
- a CDS encoding universal stress protein, with amino-acid sequence MTVAAARSRTAAGHAALAAAVEEARLRRTDLVVLHVIEGLTTEAGDEAAVHAEVAGELAGLEVGDLSWTLRTTAGGRDTAGSLVDLAVEVDAEMLVVGTRRRSPVGKLLLGSVVQRVLLDSPVPVMVVKPAV; translated from the coding sequence ATGACCGTCGCCGCCGCCCGTTCCCGCACCGCCGCCGGACACGCCGCCCTCGCCGCCGCGGTCGAGGAGGCCCGCCTGCGCCGGACCGACCTCGTCGTGCTGCACGTCATCGAGGGGCTGACCACCGAGGCCGGGGACGAGGCCGCGGTCCACGCCGAGGTGGCCGGCGAGCTGGCCGGGCTCGAGGTCGGTGACCTGTCCTGGACGCTGCGCACCACCGCCGGCGGTCGGGACACCGCCGGCTCCCTGGTCGACCTGGCCGTCGAGGTGGACGCGGAGATGCTGGTGGTCGGCACCCGTCGCCGCTCGCCGGTGGGCAAGCTGCTGCTCGGCTCGGTGGTGCAGCGGGTGCTGCTGGACTCCCCGGTGCCGGTGATGGTGGTCAAGCCGGCGGTGTGA
- a CDS encoding ABC transporter permease, whose amino-acid sequence MGTYIIRRLLQMIPVFIGATFMIFVMVFALGDPAAGRCGERACPPAYINKFRADYNLDEPLLVQYGLYLAKLFQGNFGETFSGISVAGELLLRWPTTLKLAVIALVVEAVIGILAGVLAGIRRGRFLDYLVTLSSLVVLSIPVFVIGGLAQLVLGVRLSLFPVTASTGTWYELLLPGLVLGSFSVAYIARLMRGTLVENLRADYVRTARAKGLGPGRTIGIHTLRNSLIPVITFIGYDVGALLGGAVVTERIFNINGIGGFLFRGINSKDGSIVVGTVTCLVIVYLLVNLFVDILYGVLDPRIAHD is encoded by the coding sequence GTGGGGACCTACATCATCCGACGGCTCCTGCAGATGATCCCCGTCTTCATCGGGGCGACCTTCATGATCTTCGTGATGGTCTTCGCCCTCGGCGACCCGGCCGCCGGCCGGTGCGGCGAGCGGGCCTGCCCGCCGGCCTACATCAACAAGTTCCGGGCCGACTACAACCTCGACGAGCCGCTGCTCGTGCAGTACGGGCTGTACCTGGCCAAGCTGTTCCAGGGCAACTTCGGGGAGACCTTCAGCGGCATCTCGGTCGCCGGCGAGCTGCTGCTCCGCTGGCCCACGACGCTCAAGCTGGCGGTCATCGCGCTGGTGGTGGAGGCCGTGATCGGCATCCTCGCCGGGGTGCTGGCCGGTATCCGCCGGGGCCGGTTCCTGGACTACCTGGTGACGCTGTCCAGCCTGGTCGTGCTGTCGATCCCGGTCTTCGTCATCGGTGGCCTGGCCCAGCTGGTGCTCGGGGTGCGGCTGTCGCTCTTCCCGGTCACGGCCTCGACCGGCACCTGGTACGAGCTGCTGCTCCCGGGTCTGGTCCTGGGCTCCTTCTCGGTGGCCTACATCGCCCGGCTGATGCGCGGCACGCTGGTGGAGAACCTGCGCGCGGACTACGTCCGGACCGCGCGGGCCAAGGGCCTCGGCCCCGGCCGGACCATCGGCATCCACACCCTGCGCAACTCGCTGATCCCGGTGATCACCTTCATCGGCTACGACGTCGGCGCGCTGCTCGGCGGCGCGGTCGTCACCGAGCGGATCTTCAACATCAACGGCATCGGCGGGTTCCTCTTCCGCGGCATCAACTCCAAGGACGGGTCGATCGTGGTCGGCACCGTCACCTGCCTGGTGATCGTGTACCTGCTCGTCAACCTGTTCGTGGACATCCTGTACGGCGTCCTGGACCCGAGGATCGCTCATGACTGA
- the mshB gene encoding N-acetyl-1-D-myo-inositol-2-amino-2-deoxy-alpha-D-glucopyranoside deacetylase, which translates to MTSSSTPADRRLMFVHAHPDDEASQTAAAMARYAAEGAQVTLVTCTLGEEGEIVVDDLAHLREGDALGRHRIGELTEAMAVLGVTDFVRLGGDGTYRDSGMAYDESGGVVPTAELKDGSFWTTDLLEAANHLVQLLRDRRPQVLVTYDQYGGYGHPDHIQAHRAATYAVALAGVAGYRRDLGEPWVVSRLMWSAMSASAMRRALRRLRESGDTETFKEWGDLEGDLLPPMLVADEDISVRVDGAPWAAHKLGALRAHRSQVSMDDPWWKMFTSGEEWSDEFYRLAQGVPFEGEGMAEDLFAGLTR; encoded by the coding sequence GTGACCTCCTCCTCCACGCCGGCGGACCGCCGGTTGATGTTCGTGCACGCCCACCCCGACGACGAGGCCAGCCAGACGGCGGCCGCGATGGCCCGCTACGCCGCCGAGGGCGCGCAGGTGACGCTGGTCACCTGCACCCTGGGTGAGGAGGGCGAGATCGTGGTCGACGACCTCGCCCACCTCCGCGAGGGTGACGCGCTCGGCCGGCACCGGATCGGTGAGCTGACCGAGGCGATGGCCGTGCTCGGCGTCACCGACTTCGTCCGCCTGGGCGGCGACGGCACCTACCGCGACTCGGGCATGGCCTACGACGAGTCCGGTGGCGTGGTGCCCACCGCCGAGCTCAAGGACGGCTCCTTCTGGACCACGGACCTGCTCGAGGCGGCGAACCACCTGGTGCAGCTGCTCCGCGACCGGCGTCCGCAGGTGCTGGTGACCTACGACCAGTACGGCGGCTACGGCCACCCCGACCACATCCAGGCCCACCGCGCCGCGACCTATGCCGTCGCCCTGGCCGGTGTCGCCGGCTACCGCCGCGACCTCGGCGAGCCGTGGGTGGTGTCGCGGCTGATGTGGTCGGCGATGTCGGCCTCGGCCATGCGCCGGGCGCTGCGCCGGCTGCGCGAGTCCGGGGACACCGAGACCTTCAAGGAGTGGGGGGACCTCGAGGGCGACCTGCTGCCCCCGATGCTGGTGGCCGACGAGGACATCTCGGTGCGCGTCGACGGTGCCCCCTGGGCGGCGCACAAGCTCGGGGCGCTGCGGGCCCACCGCAGCCAGGTGAGCATGGACGACCCGTGGTGGAAGATGTTCACCAGCGGCGAGGAGTGGTCCGACGAGTTCTACCGGCTGGCCCAGGGCGTCCCCTTCGAGGGCGAGGGCATGGCCGAGGACCTCTTCGCCGGCCTCACCCGGTGA
- a CDS encoding peptide ABC transporter substrate-binding protein, with translation MRARSRAMVAATFTSVALLASACGGGGSTPDPQAPGTGGGGGGGEITVNGCTPENPLVPGNTSEVCGGNVLDVFVSKLVHYNADTAAPELDIAEAIETEDNQNFTVTLKEGYKFHDGTEVKAANFVDAWNYTAAAENGQTGSYFYSAIDGYAATQCGDEGDCEATPAETNELSGLAVVDDYTFTIKTTDKVSNLPVRLGYTAFAPLPDAFFDDQDAYEAKPIGAGPFQVESISSTEMVLTKFADYSGEFPASTDKLTFRIYEDLGAAYNDVVAGNLDVIDSIPPDQLVGDLYQTDLQDRWAQKETGSMRWITFSPADEQLKDNTDLKKALSMAVDRQAIADTLFSGSATPATGWVSPVVDGYKADQCGEACVFDVAKAKALYEQAGGYEGTLTYSSNTKESPINQQVGEAICNQISNNLGVECTFNPVIDFATYNKGIDEDEYKGMLRAGWQMDYPSIENFLTPIHAKGADSNWADYDSPEFEELLTQAAAAEGEEANTLYQQAESKLAEDFPVAPLLYGKTQMGWSERVDNVKITAFGTPDLASITVK, from the coding sequence ATGCGAGCACGCTCTCGCGCGATGGTCGCCGCCACCTTCACCTCGGTCGCCCTGCTGGCGAGCGCGTGTGGCGGCGGTGGCTCGACCCCTGATCCCCAGGCCCCCGGCACCGGCGGGGGTGGTGGCGGCGGCGAGATCACCGTCAACGGCTGCACCCCGGAGAACCCGCTGGTCCCCGGCAACACCTCCGAGGTCTGCGGTGGCAACGTCCTCGACGTGTTCGTGTCGAAGCTGGTGCACTACAACGCCGACACCGCCGCCCCCGAGCTCGACATCGCCGAGGCGATCGAGACCGAGGACAACCAGAACTTCACCGTCACCCTCAAGGAGGGTTACAAGTTCCACGACGGCACCGAGGTCAAGGCCGCGAACTTCGTGGACGCCTGGAACTACACCGCCGCGGCCGAGAACGGCCAGACCGGCTCGTACTTCTACTCCGCCATCGACGGCTACGCCGCCACCCAGTGCGGCGACGAGGGCGACTGCGAGGCGACCCCGGCCGAGACCAACGAGCTGAGCGGGCTGGCCGTCGTCGACGACTACACCTTCACCATCAAGACCACCGACAAGGTGTCCAACCTGCCGGTCCGCCTGGGCTACACCGCCTTCGCGCCGCTGCCGGACGCCTTCTTCGACGACCAGGACGCCTACGAGGCCAAGCCGATCGGCGCCGGCCCGTTCCAGGTGGAGTCCATCTCCAGCACCGAGATGGTGCTGACCAAGTTCGCCGACTACTCCGGTGAGTTCCCCGCCAGCACGGACAAGCTGACCTTCCGCATCTACGAGGACCTGGGTGCGGCGTACAACGACGTCGTGGCCGGCAACCTCGACGTGATCGACTCGATCCCGCCGGACCAGCTGGTGGGCGACCTCTACCAGACCGACCTGCAGGACCGCTGGGCCCAGAAGGAGACCGGCAGCATGCGCTGGATCACCTTCTCCCCGGCCGACGAGCAGCTCAAGGACAACACCGACCTGAAGAAGGCGCTGTCCATGGCGGTCGACCGCCAGGCCATCGCCGACACCCTGTTCAGCGGCTCGGCCACCCCGGCCACCGGCTGGGTGTCCCCGGTCGTGGACGGCTACAAGGCCGACCAGTGCGGTGAGGCCTGCGTCTTCGACGTGGCCAAGGCCAAGGCCCTCTACGAGCAGGCCGGCGGCTACGAGGGCACGCTGACCTACTCCAGCAACACCAAGGAGAGCCCGATCAACCAGCAGGTCGGCGAGGCCATCTGCAACCAGATCAGCAACAACCTCGGTGTGGAGTGCACCTTCAACCCCGTCATCGACTTCGCCACCTACAACAAGGGCATCGACGAGGACGAGTACAAGGGCATGCTGCGGGCCGGCTGGCAGATGGACTACCCGTCCATCGAGAACTTCCTGACCCCGATCCACGCCAAGGGCGCGGACTCGAACTGGGCCGACTACGACAGCCCCGAGTTCGAGGAGCTCCTCACCCAGGCCGCCGCGGCCGAGGGCGAGGAGGCCAACACCCTCTACCAGCAGGCTGAGTCCAAGCTGGCCGAGGACTTCCCGGTGGCCCCGCTGCTCTACGGCAAGACCCAGATGGGGTGGAGCGAGCGCGTGGACAACGTGAAGATCACCGCCTTCGGCACCCCCGACCTGGCGAGCATCACCGTCAAGTGA
- a CDS encoding SDR family oxidoreductase: MHTDSTLPLQGRTALVTGVSRHRGIAFAVASRLARMGASLALTHHGAHDATQPWGADDQASVTAALREQLAPGARLAEVPADLADPAAPDRVVGELAAELGHLDALVCVHARSGGDAALPEQTADLLDGHWQVNARSTLLLTRAFAAQPGFDRWRPGEEPPGRVVWISSGQHLGPMREEIAYTASKGALLGALRSVADHLLERGIVVNAVNPGPVNTGYLDVEGGDRSAEVITQVASAFPTGRMGEPDDPARLIAWLVSDEGRWVVGQVLDTEGGFRRWA, encoded by the coding sequence GTGCACACCGACTCGACGCTCCCGCTGCAGGGCCGTACCGCGCTGGTCACCGGCGTCAGCCGGCACCGCGGCATCGCCTTCGCCGTCGCCTCCCGGCTGGCCCGGATGGGCGCCTCGCTGGCCCTCACCCACCACGGCGCCCACGACGCCACCCAGCCCTGGGGGGCCGACGACCAGGCCTCGGTGACCGCAGCCCTGCGAGAGCAGCTGGCTCCCGGGGCCCGGCTGGCCGAGGTGCCCGCCGACCTGGCCGACCCCGCCGCCCCGGACCGCGTCGTCGGCGAGCTGGCCGCCGAGCTCGGCCACCTGGACGCCCTGGTCTGCGTGCACGCCCGCTCCGGCGGGGACGCGGCGCTGCCCGAGCAGACCGCGGACCTGCTCGACGGGCACTGGCAGGTGAACGCCCGCTCCACGCTGCTGCTGACCCGCGCCTTCGCCGCCCAGCCCGGATTCGACCGGTGGCGGCCGGGGGAGGAGCCACCGGGTCGGGTGGTGTGGATCTCCTCGGGCCAGCACCTGGGCCCGATGCGGGAGGAGATCGCCTACACCGCCTCCAAGGGGGCGCTGCTGGGGGCGCTGAGGTCGGTGGCCGACCACCTGCTGGAGCGGGGCATCGTGGTGAACGCGGTCAACCCCGGCCCGGTCAACACCGGCTACCTGGACGTCGAGGGCGGGGACCGGAGCGCGGAGGTGATCACCCAGGTGGCAAGTGCCTTCCCCACCGGCCGGATGGGTGAACCCGACGACCCGGCCCGGCTGATCGCCTGGCTGGTCAGCGACGAGGGGCGCTGGGTGGTCGGCCAGGTGCTCGACACCGAGGGCGGCTTCCGGCGCTGGGCGTGA
- a CDS encoding ABC transporter ATP-binding protein, whose amino-acid sequence MSGEVILSAVDLVKHYPIKTGVLRRTTGHVRAVDGVSFDLLKGETLGIVGESGCGKSTLGRMLVQLERPTSGSLVFDGVDMVAESGAALRAMRRNIQIVFQDPYTSLNPRKTVGDIIQEPFDIHPEVEPKGGRRRRVQELLDLVGLNPEHINRYPHQFSGGQRQRIGIARGIALNPKVLVCDEPVSALDVSVQAQVVNLMERLQDELGLSYVFIAHDLSVVRHISDRVGVMYLGRMVEIGDETQIYERPTHPYTQALLSAVPVPDPTLRGKREEIVLSGDVPSPANPPSGCRFHTRCFKMQDVCRVEDPALDPRGDGVSAHPSACHFAEPREIVHTVDVS is encoded by the coding sequence ATGAGCGGCGAGGTGATCCTGAGCGCGGTCGACCTGGTGAAGCACTACCCGATCAAGACCGGGGTGCTGCGCCGGACAACCGGCCACGTCAGGGCCGTGGACGGGGTGAGCTTCGACCTCCTCAAGGGCGAGACGCTGGGCATCGTGGGGGAGTCCGGCTGCGGCAAGTCCACCCTGGGACGCATGCTGGTGCAGCTGGAGCGGCCCACCAGCGGCTCGCTGGTCTTCGACGGCGTCGACATGGTGGCCGAGTCCGGTGCGGCGCTGCGGGCCATGCGCCGCAACATCCAGATCGTCTTCCAGGACCCCTACACCTCGCTCAACCCGCGCAAGACGGTGGGCGACATCATCCAGGAGCCCTTCGACATCCACCCCGAGGTGGAGCCCAAGGGCGGCCGGCGCCGTCGGGTGCAGGAGCTGCTGGACCTGGTCGGGCTGAACCCCGAGCACATCAACCGCTACCCCCACCAGTTCTCCGGCGGGCAGCGTCAGCGGATCGGGATCGCCCGCGGCATCGCGCTCAACCCGAAGGTGCTGGTCTGCGACGAGCCGGTCTCGGCGCTGGACGTCTCGGTGCAGGCGCAGGTGGTCAACCTGATGGAGCGGCTGCAGGACGAGCTGGGGCTCTCCTACGTCTTCATCGCCCACGACCTCTCGGTGGTCCGCCACATCTCCGACCGCGTCGGGGTGATGTACCTGGGCCGGATGGTCGAGATCGGGGACGAGACCCAGATCTACGAGCGTCCGACCCACCCCTACACCCAGGCGCTGCTGTCGGCCGTGCCGGTGCCGGACCCGACCCTGCGCGGCAAGCGCGAGGAGATCGTCCTCAGCGGGGACGTCCCCAGCCCGGCCAACCCGCCGTCGGGGTGCCGCTTCCACACGCGCTGCTTCAAGATGCAGGACGTGTGCCGGGTGGAGGACCCGGCGCTGGACCCGCGCGGGGACGGCGTCAGCGCCCACCCGTCGGCCTGCCACTTCGCCGAGCCGCGGGAGATCGTGCACACGGTCGACGTCAGCTGA
- a CDS encoding GNAT family N-acetyltransferase, whose translation MSTEIRELAPDEMASAQRLGHEAFGSPRPSDDGGPVPAAPGRRFLGALVDGRLVAKLSAVSHRSWWHGADVPTLGIGGVAVEVEHRGAGLVGRLFAEARAGAEADGAALSTLYPTAPAIYRRLGYEIVTDLLTVAVPTSALAQLRAPDGVRLRRAEVADVPAVREAYREWARTRNGPLTRTGPAFPETDEELLGEFSGITLAERDGRVVGWCSFERGTGYGPESRIEVTDLLAVDPGAHLALLASLGRHASVVGRVELQTSGDDLLRLLTRTADWSVLERSPYMLAVLDPVAALEGRRWPPMDVSLPLVLADADGTRGLRLELDGEGGATCTTTEPAPDAPVLTRRGLAARFSGHWSCASLRGAGQLAGDSRHDWLLDALFTGECHVRDYF comes from the coding sequence GTGAGCACCGAGATCCGTGAGCTGGCCCCCGACGAGATGGCTTCGGCCCAGCGGCTGGGGCACGAGGCGTTCGGCTCCCCACGGCCCTCCGACGACGGCGGGCCCGTCCCCGCGGCACCCGGACGGCGGTTCCTCGGCGCCCTCGTCGACGGCCGGCTGGTGGCCAAGCTGAGCGCGGTGTCGCACCGCTCCTGGTGGCACGGGGCGGACGTGCCCACCCTCGGCATCGGCGGGGTCGCGGTCGAGGTGGAGCACCGCGGTGCGGGTCTGGTCGGACGGCTCTTCGCCGAGGCCCGCGCCGGGGCGGAGGCCGACGGCGCCGCGCTCTCGACGCTCTACCCCACCGCACCGGCCATCTACCGCCGGCTGGGGTACGAGATCGTCACCGACCTGCTGACCGTCGCCGTCCCCACCTCGGCCCTGGCCCAGCTGCGCGCCCCCGACGGCGTCCGGCTGCGGCGCGCCGAGGTGGCCGACGTGCCCGCGGTCCGGGAGGCGTACCGGGAGTGGGCCCGCACCCGCAACGGCCCGCTGACCCGCACCGGGCCGGCCTTCCCCGAGACCGACGAGGAGCTGCTGGGCGAGTTCAGCGGCATCACCCTGGCCGAGCGCGACGGCCGGGTGGTGGGCTGGTGCAGCTTCGAGCGCGGCACGGGCTACGGCCCGGAGTCCAGGATCGAGGTGACCGACCTGCTCGCCGTCGACCCCGGCGCCCACCTGGCGCTGCTGGCCTCGCTGGGCCGGCACGCCTCGGTGGTCGGACGGGTCGAGCTGCAGACCTCCGGTGACGACCTGCTGCGGCTGCTGACCCGGACCGCGGACTGGTCGGTGCTCGAGCGCAGCCCCTACATGCTGGCCGTGCTCGACCCCGTCGCCGCGCTGGAGGGCCGGCGCTGGCCGCCGATGGACGTGTCGCTCCCCCTGGTCCTCGCCGACGCCGACGGCACCCGGGGACTGAGGCTGGAGCTGGACGGCGAGGGCGGTGCCACCTGCACCACGACCGAGCCGGCTCCCGACGCCCCCGTGCTCACCCGGCGCGGGCTCGCCGCCCGGTTCTCCGGCCACTGGTCCTGCGCCAGCCTGCGCGGCGCCGGGCAGCTCGCGGGAGACAGCCGCCACGACTGGCTGCTGGACGCGCTGTTCACCGGCGAGTGCCACGTCCGCGACTACTTCTGA